The Paracoccus liaowanqingii genome window below encodes:
- a CDS encoding DUF2270 domain-containing protein yields the protein MTEIPPARKELSAAEIGALAHLYRGEVYRSTLWRQRLDTTTNWSVVTLGVALSITFAAPDASPLPLVLVGILIMFFLMLEARRYRYFNVWRARCRWLETHFFAPMLKEGDLHLDERWQDRLADDYLHPRYHVSSAVAMGRRIRRNYLWILLIQATAYLGKLIVHPDPVTSIDEFLSRADIGPLPGIVVLALGLLYCVTWAGMAFWSWQSDRRRARTRPAHTSMG from the coding sequence ATGACAGAAATTCCTCCTGCGCGGAAGGAACTGAGCGCAGCCGAGATCGGCGCCCTCGCCCACTTGTACCGAGGCGAGGTTTATCGGTCGACGCTTTGGCGACAAAGGCTCGATACTACAACGAACTGGTCAGTGGTAACGCTTGGTGTTGCGCTGTCCATCACCTTCGCCGCGCCCGACGCTTCGCCACTACCGCTGGTGCTCGTCGGCATTCTTATCATGTTCTTCCTCATGCTCGAGGCGCGCCGATATCGCTACTTCAACGTGTGGCGGGCCCGCTGCCGCTGGCTAGAGACGCATTTCTTCGCGCCTATGCTTAAGGAGGGGGACTTGCATCTCGACGAAAGATGGCAGGACAGGCTGGCTGACGATTACCTCCATCCGCGCTATCACGTCAGTTCTGCTGTCGCGATGGGGCGGCGGATCCGGCGCAACTATCTGTGGATCCTGCTCATCCAAGCAACTGCCTATCTTGGTAAGCTTATCGTCCACCCGGATCCAGTCACCAGCATTGACGAATTCCTCTCACGTGCAGACATCGGACCATTGCCCGGGATCGTCGTCTTGGCGCTTGGCCTGCTCTACTGCGTTACATGGGCGGGCATGGCGTTCTGGAGTTGGCAGAGCGACCGCCGTCGCGCCCGGACGCGTCCGGCCCACACTTCGATGGGCTGA
- a CDS encoding helix-turn-helix transcriptional regulator — protein sequence MAQKHLRRRAVEEITGLSRSTIYDLMGKGQFPRPVKLTSKAVGWPESALSDWLNSRTSA from the coding sequence ATGGCCCAAAAACATCTCCGCCGCCGCGCCGTTGAAGAAATCACTGGTTTAAGCCGCAGCACGATTTACGACCTGATGGGCAAGGGGCAGTTTCCGCGCCCGGTAAAGCTGACCAGCAAGGCGGTTGGTTGGCCCGAAAGCGCGCTGTCTGATTGGCTGAACAGCCGCACTTCCGCATAA
- a CDS encoding tyrosine-type recombinase/integrase, which produces MAVHLTRTPEKALTAQAVRNATLPGKYFDGHGLYLRVDANGSRFWVQRITVRGKRCELGLGSPSLVTLAEARVKALVNRKLAREGGDPLQAKREAQAVLSFEEAARRVHALHKPTWANEKHAAQFLSTLETYTFPRLGKLKVQDVTTGDVLAVLMPIWTEKPETARRVRQRIGMVLKWAIAQGWRQDNPAENISRALPKVSKVQEHRKALPYGDVAGCIDTVRASGAGQVTKLALEFLVLAAARSGEVREARWAEIDMTAKVWEIPAARMKMKRPHRVPLSPRAVALLREAEALADGSGLVFPGTKTGRPLSDMTLSKLVKELGFEADVHGFRTSFRTWAQERTTFPREVAEAALAHLSGDAVERAYARSDVFDKRRKMMDAWSAFLAEKRENVVRIG; this is translated from the coding sequence ATGGCCGTCCATCTGACCCGCACGCCGGAAAAGGCCCTGACCGCGCAGGCGGTGCGCAACGCCACCCTGCCGGGCAAGTATTTTGACGGGCATGGGCTTTACCTGCGCGTAGACGCCAACGGTTCGCGGTTCTGGGTCCAGCGTATCACGGTGCGCGGCAAGCGATGTGAACTAGGGCTTGGTTCGCCGTCACTGGTCACCCTGGCCGAGGCACGCGTTAAGGCGTTGGTCAATCGCAAGCTGGCCCGTGAAGGCGGCGACCCGTTGCAAGCCAAGCGTGAGGCGCAGGCTGTCTTATCCTTCGAAGAAGCGGCCCGCAGGGTTCACGCCTTGCACAAGCCCACTTGGGCCAATGAAAAGCACGCGGCGCAGTTCCTGTCCACGCTGGAAACTTACACCTTCCCCCGGCTGGGCAAGCTGAAAGTGCAGGACGTGACCACGGGCGACGTGCTTGCGGTTCTCATGCCGATCTGGACGGAGAAACCGGAGACCGCGCGCCGGGTGCGTCAGCGCATCGGCATGGTTCTGAAATGGGCCATTGCCCAAGGCTGGCGGCAGGACAATCCAGCCGAGAATATTAGCCGGGCTCTGCCCAAGGTGTCCAAAGTGCAGGAACACCGCAAGGCGCTGCCCTATGGTGACGTGGCGGGCTGCATTGATACTGTGCGGGCATCCGGTGCGGGACAGGTGACAAAACTGGCGCTTGAATTTCTGGTGCTGGCCGCTGCGCGGTCTGGAGAGGTGCGCGAAGCCCGCTGGGCCGAAATAGACATGACCGCGAAAGTCTGGGAAATCCCCGCAGCCCGGATGAAGATGAAACGCCCGCATCGCGTGCCCCTGTCGCCGCGCGCCGTGGCATTGCTGCGCGAGGCAGAGGCGCTAGCCGATGGGTCCGGGCTTGTGTTCCCCGGCACGAAAACGGGCCGTCCGCTGTCGGACATGACCCTTTCGAAGCTGGTCAAGGAATTGGGTTTCGAGGCCGACGTTCACGGCTTCCGCACGTCTTTCCGCACTTGGGCGCAGGAACGCACGACTTTCCCCCGCGAGGTGGCCGAGGCGGCGCTGGCGCACCTGTCCGGCGATGCCGTGGAGCGGGCCTATGCCCGCAGCGACGTGTTCGACAAGCGCCGCAAGATGATGGACGCTTGGTCGGCTTTCTTGGCTGAAAAACGCGAAAACGTGGTGAGGATTGGCTGA
- a CDS encoding AEC family transporter gives MSAALSILPVIALVLLGHLARRGGLIAAASWPGIEQLGYRVLFPAILLTSIYRSDLSLGRLGPYLGALALAFALTGGLALLWALRSGQSGPRASSLFQGALRFNSLLILAVAAQAFGPAALGDLAVAFAFLIPAFNISAIVALTLLSEGPRPTGAARRIGAEIGRNPMVLSCLAGLALNLSGVALPDWVMSPLDWLGQGALAVGLLAVGAGIEPARLWQRDLALWLGVWLRLALCPVIFLGAALALGLPAGQLASGLLATAAPGAPVGYILARQMGGDADFYAAIFTWQTVLAALSLPLWLVLAGFFGA, from the coding sequence ATGTCCGCCGCTCTGTCGATCCTGCCGGTGATCGCGCTGGTCCTGCTGGGCCATCTGGCGCGGCGCGGCGGGCTGATCGCCGCCGCCAGCTGGCCGGGGATCGAGCAGCTGGGCTATCGCGTGCTGTTTCCCGCGATCCTGCTGACCTCGATCTATCGGTCCGACCTGTCGCTCGGGCGGCTCGGTCCCTACCTGGGCGCGCTGGCGCTGGCCTTCGCGCTGACCGGAGGGCTGGCGCTGCTCTGGGCGCTGCGCAGCGGCCAGTCGGGGCCGCGCGCCAGTTCGCTGTTCCAAGGGGCGCTGCGGTTCAACTCGCTGCTGATCCTGGCGGTGGCGGCGCAGGCCTTCGGCCCGGCCGCGCTTGGCGATCTGGCGGTGGCCTTCGCCTTCCTGATCCCGGCCTTCAACATCTCGGCCATCGTGGCGTTGACCCTGCTGTCCGAGGGGCCGCGCCCCACGGGTGCGGCGCGCCGCATCGGGGCCGAGATCGGGCGCAACCCGATGGTGCTGTCCTGCCTTGCCGGTCTGGCGCTGAACCTGTCGGGCGTGGCGCTGCCCGATTGGGTGATGTCGCCGCTGGACTGGCTGGGGCAGGGCGCGCTGGCCGTGGGTCTGCTGGCCGTCGGCGCGGGCATCGAGCCCGCCCGCCTGTGGCAGCGCGACCTCGCCCTGTGGCTGGGCGTCTGGCTGCGGCTGGCGCTGTGCCCGGTAATCTTCCTCGGCGCCGCGCTGGCCCTGGGCCTGCCCGCCGGACAGCTGGCCTCGGGCCTTCTGGCGACCGCCGCGCCGGGCGCTCCCGTGGGCTATATCCTGGCGCGGCAGATGGGCGGAGACGCGGATTTCTACGCCGCGATCTTCACCTGGCAGACGGTGCTGGCCGCGCTGAGCCTGCCGCTGTGGCTTGTCCTGGCAGGGTTTTTTGGAGCCTGA
- the gatC gene encoding Asp-tRNA(Asn)/Glu-tRNA(Gln) amidotransferase subunit GatC produces the protein MSITEDQARKVAHLARIAVDDAALPALARELSGILQFMEQLNEVDVEGVEPMTGVTPMRLKRREDVVSSGGMTDQILSNAPDAREGFFAVPKVVE, from the coding sequence ATGTCGATCACCGAGGATCAGGCCCGCAAGGTCGCGCATCTGGCGCGCATTGCCGTTGACGATGCCGCCCTGCCGGCGCTGGCGCGCGAGCTGAGCGGCATTTTGCAGTTCATGGAACAGCTGAACGAGGTCGATGTCGAGGGCGTCGAGCCGATGACCGGCGTCACCCCCATGCGCCTCAAGCGGCGCGAGGACGTGGTGAGTTCGGGCGGCATGACCGACCAGATCCTGTCCAATGCGCCCGACGCGCGCGAGGGCTTCTTTGCCGTGCCGAAGGTGGTGGAATGA
- the gatA gene encoding Asp-tRNA(Asn)/Glu-tRNA(Gln) amidotransferase subunit GatA, protein MTDPNRLTIANARDALGRGDLTSVELTEACLSAIDGSGALNAFVHRTPDMARDMAAAADARIRAGDGASMTGIPVGIKDVFCVKGVPSQAGSRILQGFVPEYESTVTRNLWTAGAVMLGKLNQDEFAMGSTNESSCYGPAVNPWRGAGGVQLTPGGSSGGSAAAVAADLCLGATGTDTGGSIRQPAAFTGTVGLKPTYGRVSRWGVIAYASSLDQAGPMTRTVRDAAIMLGAMASSDPMDSTCADLPVPDFEAALTGDIRGKRIGIPREYRMEGMPPAIDALWREGAEMLRDAGAEIVDISLPHAKYALPAYYVIAPAEASSNLARYDGVRYGHRASLGAGDGITQLYEKTRAEGFGAEVQRRVMIGTYVLSAGFYDAYYNRARKVRALIKGDFDRAFAEGIDSILAPATPSAAFPLGSVDKGDPVQMYLNDVFTVTLNLAGLPGISVPVGQDADGLPLGLQLFGRPFEEGDLLNQAAVLERAAGFVAKPDRWW, encoded by the coding sequence ATGACCGATCCGAACCGACTGACCATTGCCAATGCGCGCGACGCCCTCGGCCGCGGCGACCTGACCTCGGTCGAGCTGACCGAGGCCTGCCTGTCGGCCATCGACGGGTCGGGCGCGCTGAACGCCTTCGTCCACCGCACCCCCGACATGGCCCGCGACATGGCCGCCGCCGCCGATGCGCGCATCCGGGCGGGCGACGGCGCGTCGATGACCGGCATTCCGGTGGGCATCAAGGACGTGTTCTGCGTGAAGGGCGTGCCGTCCCAAGCGGGCAGCCGCATCCTGCAGGGCTTCGTGCCCGAATATGAATCCACCGTGACGCGGAACCTGTGGACGGCGGGCGCCGTGATGCTGGGCAAGCTGAACCAGGACGAGTTCGCGATGGGCTCGACCAACGAGAGCAGCTGCTATGGCCCGGCGGTGAACCCTTGGCGCGGCGCGGGCGGCGTGCAGCTGACCCCGGGCGGCAGCTCGGGCGGGTCCGCCGCCGCGGTGGCCGCCGATCTGTGCCTGGGCGCGACCGGCACCGATACGGGCGGATCCATCCGCCAGCCCGCCGCCTTCACGGGCACGGTGGGGCTGAAGCCCACCTATGGCCGGGTCAGCCGGTGGGGGGTGATCGCCTATGCCTCCAGCCTGGATCAGGCCGGGCCAATGACCCGCACCGTGCGCGACGCGGCGATCATGCTGGGCGCCATGGCATCAAGCGATCCGATGGACAGCACCTGCGCCGACCTGCCGGTGCCGGATTTCGAGGCCGCGCTGACCGGCGACATCCGCGGCAAGCGCATCGGCATTCCCCGCGAGTACCGGATGGAGGGGATGCCCCCCGCCATCGACGCGCTGTGGCGCGAGGGGGCCGAGATGCTGCGCGATGCGGGCGCCGAGATCGTCGACATCAGCCTGCCGCATGCGAAATACGCCCTGCCCGCCTATTACGTCATCGCCCCGGCCGAGGCCTCCTCGAACCTCGCGCGCTATGACGGCGTGCGCTACGGCCACCGCGCCAGCTTGGGCGCGGGCGACGGCATCACCCAGCTCTACGAGAAGACCCGCGCCGAGGGCTTCGGCGCGGAGGTGCAGCGCCGCGTGATGATCGGCACCTATGTGCTGTCGGCGGGTTTCTACGACGCCTATTACAACCGCGCCCGCAAGGTCCGCGCGCTGATCAAGGGCGATTTCGACCGCGCCTTCGCCGAGGGCATCGATTCGATCCTGGCCCCCGCCACGCCCTCGGCGGCCTTCCCGCTCGGCTCGGTGGACAAGGGCGATCCGGTGCAGATGTATCTCAACGACGTGTTCACCGTGACGCTGAACCTGGCGGGCCTGCCCGGCATCTCGGTCCCGGTGGGGCAGGATGCGGATGGGCTGCCGCTTGGCCTGCAGCTGTTCGGGCGGCCCTTCGAGGAGGGCGATCTGCTGAACCAGGCGGCCGTCCTGGAACGGGCGGCGGGATTTGTGGCCAAGCCGGATCGCTGGTGGTAA
- a CDS encoding N-acetylmuramoyl-L-alanine amidase, which translates to MPDRPGASPNHGDRRGQRPSLIVIHYTGMADAASARARLCDPAAEVSAHWLIAEDGTTDPLVCETRRAWHAGAGRWQGRDDVNSRSIGIELANPGDRPFPAPQMTALRTLLQAIMARWQIPPANVIAHSDLAPGRKIDPGPRFDWQALAREGLALFAHPPATAAAPPLGPSLDALGYPLADPDTRLAAFRLRHRPWGQGPESQADRRTAATLSSSRKYPGGIAEGDGGGAPS; encoded by the coding sequence GTGCCCGACCGTCCGGGCGCCAGCCCCAATCACGGCGACCGGCGCGGCCAGCGCCCGTCGCTGATCGTGATCCATTACACCGGCATGGCGGATGCCGCCTCGGCCCGCGCCCGGCTCTGCGATCCCGCGGCCGAGGTCAGCGCCCACTGGCTGATCGCCGAGGATGGCACGACCGACCCGCTGGTCTGCGAGACCCGCCGCGCCTGGCACGCGGGCGCGGGCCGGTGGCAGGGCCGCGACGACGTGAACAGCCGCTCGATCGGGATCGAGCTGGCCAATCCCGGCGACCGCCCCTTCCCCGCCCCGCAGATGACCGCCCTGCGGACCCTGCTGCAGGCCATCATGGCCCGCTGGCAGATCCCCCCCGCCAACGTCATCGCCCATTCCGACCTGGCGCCCGGCCGCAAGATCGATCCCGGCCCGCGCTTCGACTGGCAGGCCCTGGCGCGCGAGGGCTTGGCCCTCTTCGCCCATCCCCCCGCAACCGCCGCCGCGCCGCCCCTCGGCCCCAGCCTCGACGCCTTGGGCTATCCCCTGGCCGACCCGGACACCCGCCTCGCGGCCTTCCGCCTTCGCCATCGCCCTTGGGGACAGGGCCCGGAAAGCCAAGCCGACCGCCGCACCGCCGCCACGCTCTCTTCTTCACGAAAATATCCCGGGGGAATCGCCGAAGGCGATGGGGGCGGCGCCCCCTCTTGA
- the mltG gene encoding endolytic transglycosylase MltG, giving the protein MIWRNIASNFLTLAIVLLIAAAAAVAWAKREFSGPGPSAVAQCVQIAPGASLNAVSNQLAAQGAISNAYLFRAGADALGKSRELKFGSFLMPPGASMEEIVGAVTSGGASTCGTEVLIRVGVRENSVILRDMNPETGAYEDMARWNPAEGARPEPIAAAEELADVRLSLVMAEGVTSWQVVEALNAASFLVGEVAETPAEGSLAPDTYLLERGGDRNALLARMAERQAAILAEEWEARPFGMPYETPEEALIMASIVEKETGVAAERPQVASVFVNRLRQGMRLQTDPTVIYGVTGGQGILDRGLRRSELDTTTPYNTYRIDGLPPTPIANPGRAAINAALNPDETDYLFFVADGTGGHAFSRTLDEHNAAVARWREIEAQQGLPTDSPVQTDG; this is encoded by the coding sequence ATGATCTGGCGCAACATCGCCTCGAATTTCCTGACGCTGGCCATCGTGCTGCTGATCGCGGCGGCCGCCGCCGTGGCCTGGGCCAAGCGCGAGTTCAGCGGGCCCGGTCCCAGTGCAGTGGCGCAATGCGTGCAGATCGCGCCGGGTGCCAGCCTGAACGCGGTCAGCAACCAGCTGGCGGCGCAGGGGGCGATCTCGAACGCCTATCTCTTCCGCGCGGGCGCCGATGCCTTGGGCAAGTCGCGCGAGCTGAAATTCGGCAGCTTCCTGATGCCGCCGGGCGCCAGCATGGAGGAGATCGTCGGCGCGGTCACCTCGGGCGGGGCCTCGACCTGCGGGACCGAGGTGCTGATCCGCGTGGGCGTGCGCGAGAACAGTGTCATCCTGCGCGACATGAACCCCGAGACCGGCGCCTATGAGGACATGGCGCGCTGGAACCCGGCAGAGGGCGCGCGCCCCGAGCCGATCGCCGCCGCCGAGGAGTTGGCCGATGTGCGCCTGAGCCTGGTCATGGCCGAGGGCGTCACCAGCTGGCAGGTGGTCGAGGCGCTGAACGCCGCCAGCTTCCTTGTCGGCGAGGTGGCCGAGACGCCGGCCGAAGGGAGCCTCGCCCCCGACACCTACCTGCTGGAGCGGGGCGGCGACCGCAACGCGCTGCTGGCGCGGATGGCCGAGCGGCAGGCCGCGATCCTGGCCGAGGAGTGGGAGGCGCGGCCCTTCGGCATGCCCTACGAGACGCCCGAGGAGGCGCTGATCATGGCCTCGATCGTGGAGAAGGAGACGGGCGTGGCCGCCGAGCGCCCGCAGGTGGCCAGCGTCTTCGTCAACCGGTTGCGCCAGGGGATGCGGCTGCAGACCGACCCGACGGTGATCTATGGCGTGACGGGCGGGCAGGGGATCCTGGACCGCGGCCTGCGCCGGTCGGAACTGGACACGACCACGCCCTACAACACCTATCGCATCGACGGCCTGCCGCCGACCCCCATCGCCAATCCGGGGCGCGCGGCGATCAATGCGGCGCTGAACCCGGACGAGACCGACTACCTGTTCTTCGTGGCCGACGGGACGGGGGGTCATGCCTTCAGCCGGACTTTGGACGAGCACAACGCCGCCGTCGCCCGCTGGCGCGAGATCGAGGCGCAGCAGGGTCTGCCGACGGACAGTCCGGTGCAGACCGACGGCTGA